The Streptomyces griseiscabiei genomic sequence CCGCAGTCGCTGCGCCCCTGGGCGGAGTATCTCGCCGCGCGGGACCTGACCGTCGCGCTGCCCCTGCTGCCGGGACACGGCACCCGCTGGGAGGACATGCGCCCCACCGGCTGGCAGGACTGGTACGCGGAGGTGGACCGCGAGCTGCGGGTCCTGCGCGAGCGCTGTGCGCACGTCTTCGTCGCGGGGCTGTCCATGGGCGGCGCGCTGGCGCTGCGGCTGGCCGCGAAGCACGGGGACGCGGTCACCGGCGTGATGGTCGTCAACCCGGCCAACAAGGTGCACGGCCCGGCCGCGCACGCCCTCCCCCTGCTCCGGCACTTCGTCCCCACCACCAGGGGGATCACCAGCGACATAGCCAAGGAGGGCGTCGAGGAGGTCGGGTACAGCCATGTGCCGCTGCACGCGGCGCACTCGCTGCGCGGTTTCCTGCGCCTGGTCGACGGCGAACTGCCCCAGGTGACCCAGCCGTTGCTGCTGCTGCACAGCCCGCGGGACCATGTGGTGCCGCCCGTCGACTCCGAGCGGGTCCTCGGCCGGGTGTCGTCGACGGACGTCACGGAGATCCTGCTGGAACAGAGCCACCATGTCGCGACGTTGGAC encodes the following:
- a CDS encoding alpha/beta hydrolase, which gives rise to MPVLPGAEPYHHEGGEVGVLLCHGFTGSPQSLRPWAEYLAARDLTVALPLLPGHGTRWEDMRPTGWQDWYAEVDRELRVLRERCAHVFVAGLSMGGALALRLAAKHGDAVTGVMVVNPANKVHGPAAHALPLLRHFVPTTRGITSDIAKEGVEEVGYSHVPLHAAHSLRGFLRLVDGELPQVTQPLLLLHSPRDHVVPPVDSERVLGRVSSTDVTEILLEQSHHVATLDHDADRIFEESHAFVTRLVAESGAARMKESGAESVQQAESVQQSDPGSVERSGPGSLEQREGTATGG